From the genome of Bradyrhizobium sp. ORS 278:
ATCGCGCCGCGATCGGCCTTGATCAGCCCGGTGATCATGTAGAACACGGTGGTCTTGCCGGCGCCGTTCGGCCCGAGCAAACCGACCGCCTCGCCGCGCCGGACATAGATCGAGACGCCGCGCACGACCTGTCGACTACCGAAGCTCTTCTCGATCGAATGAACGGCGAGGAAGCCGGGACGGCGCAACAGCTGCGGGCCAGCACCGGCACCATTGCTCCTGGGCTTGGCCGGCATCGGCTGCGAGGCCGGGCGCTTGCGCTGGATCTGCTCGGTGTTTTGCGGCGACCGCGGATTGATGCGCGGCGCCGGCTGCTGCTCGCCGCGCGCAGACTCGTTGCGGACGGACTCGCTGCGGACGGACTCGGCGAGGGCGGCGAGCGGATCGTCGCTCATGGAGCCGGCGAATGGATCGTCAATGGCCGTGATGTCGTCGCGCCGTCGCGCCGAGCCGCGCTGTCCGCGCTTGGCGGGACGCCCACGAAACATGCCGAGTAGATCCACCATCCCCGCTTCGCTTACGCCCTTCGAAGCTGCCCGTCACCGACCGCAGCGCTGGCTCGCCCGCTCACCGCGAGCGAACGCATCTCGCCTGTCTTGCGCGCCAACCGGAAGCGCAAGACCGGCCAAAGCGCGGCGGACCGCGCTCCGGAGTTGTCGTCTGACGGCGAGGTCGCGGTCGCAACTGAAGGTCGCGATCGATCGCAAAATCGCAATCGGCGCTCCTCGTGTCGCATCCTTCGCCCCCCGAGGCAACGTCATCGGCTGCCCGGCGGCGCGGCCCTGCGACAAGGACGGCCAGCCCGCTAGATAGAGGCAGGTGCGGCGCGGTTCAACTGGAGCCGCAAGCCTTTTACTAAATAGTTGAGTTCACTTTGGTTTGTTGGCGCCCAGCGACAGCGGCGCGCCGACCGAGACCGGCGAACCGGTGCCGCCGGGCGATGATCCGCAGCCGCCATTGCCGCCCGAGCCCGACCCGGCCTGCGGCAGCAGCACCTGCACGCCGCGCCCGCCGTCCGACTCGACCCGCGACACGCCGGTGGTCATGTCGACGGTCAGGCGGTCGCCGCGCATCACGTTCTTGCACTGGGTCAGCACCACGCCGCCCTGCATCGTGATCATGTTGGTCTTGGTGTCGTAGACCGCGGTCTCGCCGGTCACGACCTGGTCCTTCTGCGTCACCTTGACGTCGCCGCGCGCCTCGAGCCGCCGGATCGCCGAGCTGCCGTCCGGCCCCGGCGTCGCGGCCGGCGTGGCCTTGGTCGCCTTCGCGCCGCCCTGCTGGGCGCCGCCATCATAGAACACCACCAGCGACTTCGAGGTCATGGTGGTGTCGCCCTGCACGACCTTCACGTTGCCGGTGAAGGTCGCCTCCTTCTTCTTGTCGCGCATCTCCAGCGAGGCCGCCTCGATCTGGATTGGCTGGTCGCGGTTCTGCGAGAAGCCCTGCAGCGCATTCGGCACGCCGGTGGTCGCGCTCTGCGCCTGAAGCGAATCGGCGAACGCGACCAGCGCCAGCGCGGCAAAACCGGCAGCGCGACAGAGCGCGGGAACGAAACGGTATGTCATCGGATCACTTCACGTTGCGGGCCGAACGGCCCGGATCGGCGCTCGCCGTGGTGGCGGGAGCGGCCGGAGCGGCATTCATGTTGTCGAGATTCATCACCACATTGCCCTCGAAGCGGATCACTTCGCCATTGTCGGTGATGCGCAGGCGATCGGCCGACAGCGTGCCGTTGGTGAGCTTCACATCGACCCGCTCGTCCGAACTGACGGTGCCCTTGGCCATGTCGACCGAGGCCCGGCTGAGCCGCGCCTCGTAGCCGGTCGAGGTCGTCAGCAGGATGTCCTTCTTGAGCTCGAGCTGTTGCTGCTTGGTATCGAACAGGCCGGTCGCGGCCTTCAAGGTCACCGTCGACTGATCCTCCATCAGCACCTTGGCGCGGAGGATGTTGAGCTCGACGTGATCCGGATCGGTGAGGTCCTGCACGGCGCTG
Proteins encoded in this window:
- the lptC gene encoding LPS export ABC transporter periplasmic protein LptC, producing the protein MNSVQNPAYDPSLQARFAVAARHSRFVRALRIAVPAVVGVAMTVVIYVAFFNDFRVAVDTGNLTGNVVISGRKITMETPHLTGFTPDQRPYDLVAHSAVQDLTDPDHVELNILRAKVLMEDQSTVTLKAATGLFDTKQQQLELKKDILLTTSTGYEARLSRASVDMAKGTVSSDERVDVKLTNGTLSADRLRITDNGEVIRFEGNVVMNLDNMNAAPAAPATTASADPGRSARNVK
- a CDS encoding LptA/OstA family protein — encoded protein: MTYRFVPALCRAAGFAALALVAFADSLQAQSATTGVPNALQGFSQNRDQPIQIEAASLEMRDKKKEATFTGNVKVVQGDTTMTSKSLVVFYDGGAQQGGAKATKATPAATPGPDGSSAIRRLEARGDVKVTQKDQVVTGETAVYDTKTNMITMQGGVVLTQCKNVMRGDRLTVDMTTGVSRVESDGGRGVQVLLPQAGSGSGGNGGCGSSPGGTGSPVSVGAPLSLGANKPK